Proteins encoded in a region of the Halobacteriovoraceae bacterium genome:
- a CDS encoding LysM peptidoglycan-binding domain-containing protein, with product MNVKRIFTGFIILICLNLSVSANSVTDSIDGLGLVYQKRKFDFWINYFTERSQERFQRQMNNGAKYYHLVKSIFKSHGLPEDLFYVGLIESGYHSKIKSSAGAEGHWQFMKSTAKETGLRVDGLVDERHNIVKSTHAAAKYFKDLFNIFGDWELALCSYNAGPYKIIRAIQKGNTRDYRELVHKKLIPKETMFYVPKIAAAREIFENPKEFGLRELNFSDSFDKLKKVKIYRSFDLNNLARNANIDTETILKYNPDIKARWVKVSRKNPFSLYLPQEYENAMKKIGRIMDSKTTFENFTQQTDMNWRGIKFHKVIEGENLGLLAKKYNVSVTSILDLNRLRRPKIYPGQLIRIERSSIQIPYTVKRGDDLNKIAAKFKTQIRKIQTMNKLKTTNIYVGQKIYVPNNI from the coding sequence ATGAATGTAAAAAGGATTTTTACAGGGTTTATAATATTAATTTGTCTAAATTTGTCAGTCTCTGCGAACAGTGTTACTGATTCAATAGATGGACTTGGACTTGTCTATCAAAAAAGAAAATTCGATTTTTGGATAAATTATTTTACAGAAAGATCCCAAGAGAGATTTCAGCGTCAAATGAATAATGGTGCCAAGTACTATCACCTTGTGAAAAGTATATTTAAATCTCATGGGCTACCTGAAGATTTGTTTTATGTAGGTTTAATAGAATCAGGATATCACTCTAAAATAAAAAGCTCTGCAGGTGCTGAAGGACATTGGCAGTTTATGAAGTCTACCGCCAAAGAAACAGGTCTAAGAGTTGATGGTTTAGTAGATGAGAGACATAATATTGTTAAATCAACTCACGCTGCCGCAAAATATTTTAAGGATCTTTTTAATATTTTTGGAGATTGGGAACTTGCCCTTTGTTCCTACAATGCCGGCCCGTATAAAATAATTCGTGCAATTCAAAAAGGAAATACACGAGACTATAGAGAGCTTGTACATAAAAAACTTATTCCGAAGGAGACTATGTTTTATGTTCCAAAAATCGCGGCCGCTCGTGAAATTTTTGAAAACCCCAAAGAGTTCGGGCTACGAGAATTAAATTTTTCTGATTCATTTGATAAATTAAAAAAAGTAAAAATTTATAGATCTTTTGATTTAAATAACTTGGCCAGAAATGCCAATATCGATACTGAAACAATTCTTAAATATAATCCAGATATTAAGGCCAGATGGGTAAAAGTAAGTCGAAAAAACCCTTTTTCCCTTTATCTTCCTCAGGAGTATGAAAATGCTATGAAAAAAATTGGTCGTATAATGGATAGTAAAACTACTTTTGAAAATTTTACTCAACAAACAGATATGAACTGGAGGGGAATAAAGTTTCATAAAGTAATCGAAGGTGAAAACTTAGGCCTACTAGCAAAAAAATACAATGTTTCAGTTACTAGTATTCTAGACTTAAATAGACTCAGAAGGCCCAAAATCTATCCTGGTCAACTCATTAGAATAGAAAGATCATCTATTCAGATACCTTATACTGTCAAAAGAGGTGATGATCTTAATAAGATTGCTGCGAAGTTTAAAACTCAGATAAGAAAAATACAGACAATGAATAAATTAAAAACAACGAATATATATGTTGGTCAAAAGATTTATGTGCCAAATAATATTTAA